The Setaria viridis chromosome 2, Setaria_viridis_v4.0, whole genome shotgun sequence DNA window GGGTATGGGTATGAATTCTCACTCATGAGCAGGGCACGGACATGAATTCTTACCCGGTACCTGTCACACACCCTAAACTCAAAAGAGGCATGTAAATCAGCACACTAGGATCAAATAAGGCCCAGCCCACCAAAGAAACCATCTCCACGTCCATCTGCTGGTGTATCACATGAGTGGCCAgcctaaaaaaaaagatttcccTTCCTCCCACAACTCTACCCTTTCCGTCCCTCCGTTCTTCGACTCTCTCGCACAGGCTCCCGtgtcccgtcgccgccgccctcctccccctcATCCGCACgcgcaggcagcggcggcgccgcaaGGGTGGCAGGAAAACTGGCAAGCATCGAGCGCTGCTAGCCTGCTCCACCTCCCGCGCCTCGGCCCTCGCCGCCCCTCGctcctcgacctcgccgccgagaGCCCGTGATGCGGCAAGCTGTCGACGGCCGGCGCCGCTTGTCGTGAAACAAGGCTTGGCCCTCGCCGCTGCGTGCGCGCGACACGGCGATGCtaacgccgcctcccctcctcacCGTGAGTCCatggcgcctcctcctctgtgTGGCTGCCCGACGGGCGCGGGTACGGGCGAGGAATTTTGCCCGAGACATGCTTGCCCGACCCGTTATCATCCCTATGTCATACTTTTGACATAGCCTTACTATAATCAAAGATAAGAAAATATACATGCATGCGCGCGTGTCAGTGCGTGTGAAGGAGAGTGCAAACATAAGTATTTTTTATTAGCTAtatagtttcatatttttatcctccaacaattatatatttttaaattaCTAGCCTAAGAAAAAATGCGAGGCAGTTTCTGCCATATACGCTCAGTTCACTTATGATCTTCTTACTGCTTTCTAGAAAAACTATCAAAGCAAACAGAACTATGAACCGATCTGGAACGAAAATCCAGAAACCAATGGAAGGTAGCACGCCATGTTCACAGTTCACCAACTACCAAATGCAAAAACAGTAACGCATGAATGTCACCTATCACACCGCATACATGAACTCATTACATTCTTCTCCGTGCACGAACTTACGCGTGTAGTTTGTCATGCAGCCGCATACGTACATACAGAAAACTAAAAGGAAGCAAAGCTTGAGCGAAGCAACGCGTCAACGGCATGGAGCAGGAGCATGACCTAGACAAACGAGTTGAACAGCAATGGCAGGTAGAAGCCCGCCGCGCCACCGTTGGCAgcaggtactccaaagacgctgCCATGGTCGCAGCACTCGAACGGCACACCGGTGAGGTACGCCGCCGGTGGTAGCGGCGGAGTTGGATGCTGATGCGGTGGCGGCACCGCGGGAGCCACCAACGTCgtgccggcggcgctgccgctATCCTGcttggaggcggaggcggcggccgcgcaggTGGTGCCCTGCTGCTTGttccgcttcttcttcctcctggtgTAGGAGATGCCGCGCGCCCTGGCCTGCGCGTCGCGGACGTCGCGCAGGTACAGCCTGACGGCGCGCGCGGCGAAGGggttggcggcgccggcgttctCGGgctgcgcggccgccgccgccgccgtcgtcgccccgcCCACGCGGGCGCCGTGGCGCTCGTCGAAGGCGGCGCGGAGCCGGCCCACGAGCGCGTCGAGGCTGCCCCACGCCTGGCGCAGCGGGCACTGGCACGCCTCCGGGGCCGCGACccgggcgccggcgcctccgccgtAGGCCGGGCACGGCGGCGCGTGCACCCGCGTCTTGCCGAATCGGTCGAGGTAGCGCAGGAACTCGAGGACGTGGGCGCCGCTGCACCGGCGGAGCTGCAGCGGCGGGCGGTGCGCGCCCAGGTACCGCGTGAAGGTCTGCCAGTCCCGCCGCTTCTGTGACTCGTACCGgctcggccgccgcgccggcgacgacgagtcctccacgccgcccgccgacaTCTATCGTCTATCTCCGACGACGATCTGAGAGCGGGCAGTGGGTGTGATGTGAGCTTCCCGGCCGGGTTCGTGCGGGCTTAACAATATATAGTGATGGTCATCGATCATTTGAGCTATAGGGTATTGCTCGGTGACGCAGCCGAGGGGACACGATGACGCTGGCTGCAGCGGCCAGGTCCATGGCAgcatgcatggcatggcagcGTGATGCGACAGGGCAGCGGGGGCAGCGCGGTCGGGGCCGTAggggctcgggctcgggcgcCGCGGGGCAGGGCAGGGGGAAAGGGCGACGAAACGTGGACGGATCAGGGCCGGCGTCAGGAGGAGTGTCAGAGGCCGGCCGGGaccgggcggcggccgtgagCCGTCACGTCAAGTCGATCGACGCATGCAGCAGGGATCTCTGATCTCTCTTGATTTGACTGGGCGATCGGCGAcacggccggtggtggtggtgggcatCCCGAGCCCGCGGCGACCGGCAGGCCGGCGTCCGTCGCTGCGAGGTGCGAGCTGCAAGATGGTAGATGTGTTTTAGAAGCGTTGAACCCGTAGGACCGCGTAGCTCTGTATACAGAGATGACAAGAGCCGCCATCGTGGCTTACAAGATTGCGAGATTACCTGATGAGGTTGTTGCCGATCTATCTATCTGTTACAACCAACTACAGATTCTACTCAACTTGATCTACAAGGCAACAACCTCTCGTAGTTATTTCGAGTACAAGGTAAACATGTTACAGATAAACCTGTTACAAAGTTAGCCACTACTTCCAACAATCCCCCT harbors:
- the LOC117843277 gene encoding protein G1, producing the protein MSAGGVEDSSSPARRPSRYESQKRRDWQTFTRYLGAHRPPLQLRRCSGAHVLEFLRYLDRFGKTRVHAPPCPAYGGGAGARVAAPEACQCPLRQAWGSLDALVGRLRAAFDERHGARVGGATTAAAAAAQPENAGAANPFAARAVRLYLRDVRDAQARARGISYTRRKKKRNKQQGTTCAAAASASKQDSGSAAGTTLVAPAVPPPHQHPTPPLPPAAYLTGVPFECCDHGSVFGVPAANGGAAGFYLPLLFNSFV